In Planctomycetota bacterium, one genomic interval encodes:
- a CDS encoding sigma-70 family RNA polymerase sigma factor, with amino-acid sequence MASHPILSPERERQLVDQVQRGDRGALGELLGAYHKRVYHVILRMVSNTEDAADLTQEVLLRAIKHADHFKGEAKFSTWLLRIAMNLAISHLRRSRVRQAVSLEHEIAGGADQATPLKNLISQQREQTPAHGVETQEQLAHLAQALDQLDPSLRSVILLRDLQGMDYQQIAEVLSVPLGTVKSRLFRARLALRSALDGKLSASVAQDDLDNG; translated from the coding sequence ATGGCGTCGCACCCGATTCTCAGCCCCGAACGCGAACGACAACTCGTGGACCAGGTCCAACGAGGCGATCGGGGGGCGTTGGGCGAGCTTCTTGGGGCGTATCACAAGCGCGTGTACCATGTGATCTTGCGCATGGTTTCGAACACCGAGGATGCGGCGGATCTGACACAGGAAGTGCTCCTGCGGGCGATCAAGCACGCGGACCATTTCAAGGGCGAGGCGAAGTTTTCGACATGGCTCCTGCGGATCGCTATGAATTTGGCGATCAGTCACTTACGACGGAGCCGAGTGCGTCAGGCGGTGAGTCTGGAGCATGAGATCGCCGGGGGGGCGGATCAGGCGACGCCGCTCAAGAATCTGATCTCACAACAACGGGAACAAACGCCCGCACACGGCGTCGAAACACAAGAGCAGCTTGCCCATCTGGCCCAGGCACTGGACCAGTTGGATCCATCGTTGCGTAGTGTCATACTGCTGCGAGACTTACAGGGAATGGACTACCAGCAGATCGCCGAAGTGCTCTCTGTGCCGCTGGGGACGGTCAAGAGCCGCCTGTTTCGGGCAAGATTGGCATTGCGGTCTGCACTGGACGGTAAATTAAGTGCCTCCGTGGCACAGGATGATTTGGACAATGGCTGA
- a CDS encoding adenylosuccinate lyase, whose translation MNDANTYQSPLASRNASAAMQAIWSPQRKFSTWRRLWLALAESERELGLSITNEQIAQLREHLDDIDFAAAASYEKKLRHDVMAHVHALGDVAPLARPIIHLGATSQFVVCNTELLQIRDALNLIAAKLAAAIDKLAAFAEKYRDLPTLAFTHYQPAQPTTVGKRATLWAHDMVLALEEIEHRLATLRFRGVKGTTGTQASFLSLFDDDHNKVDALDERVTRKMGWPIDRRFAVTGQTYPRLVDAMVQSSLAAVAAACAKFATDLRLLANRKELEEPFEKDQIGSSAMAYKRNPMRCERICGLSRFVMGMTQTPFVTAAEQWMERTLDDSSCRRLTLPEPFLALDGVLDLVNNVAGGIVVYEQTVTANLARELPFMATENLLMAAVRRGADRQHVHEVIRVHSQAAAERVKSEGADNDLLTRLAAEPDFAGIDLAAELDGSRFIGRAPQQVDAFLAEVVAPIRARYAPALNQRVELKV comes from the coding sequence ATGAACGACGCCAACACCTACCAATCCCCGCTCGCATCCCGCAACGCCTCTGCCGCGATGCAGGCCATCTGGAGCCCGCAGCGCAAATTCTCCACCTGGCGCCGCCTCTGGCTCGCCCTTGCCGAGTCCGAGCGCGAGCTGGGCCTGTCCATCACCAATGAGCAGATCGCCCAGTTGCGCGAGCATCTGGACGACATCGACTTCGCCGCCGCCGCTTCATATGAGAAGAAGCTGCGCCACGATGTGATGGCGCATGTGCACGCGCTCGGCGACGTCGCCCCGCTCGCCCGTCCGATCATTCACCTCGGCGCGACCAGTCAGTTCGTCGTCTGTAACACCGAGCTATTGCAGATCCGTGATGCGTTGAACCTCATCGCCGCCAAGCTCGCCGCCGCCATCGACAAGCTCGCGGCCTTCGCCGAAAAATACCGCGACCTGCCCACGTTGGCGTTCACTCACTATCAGCCCGCTCAGCCGACGACCGTCGGCAAGCGCGCGACGTTATGGGCGCATGACATGGTGCTGGCGCTCGAGGAAATCGAGCACCGCCTCGCGACGCTGCGCTTCCGCGGCGTCAAAGGTACGACCGGCACGCAGGCGTCCTTCCTTTCGCTCTTCGACGATGATCACAACAAGGTGGACGCGCTCGACGAGCGCGTGACGCGGAAGATGGGCTGGCCCATCGACCGGCGCTTCGCCGTGACGGGGCAGACGTATCCGCGCCTTGTCGATGCGATGGTGCAATCCTCGCTCGCCGCCGTCGCCGCCGCGTGCGCCAAGTTCGCCACCGATCTTCGCCTTCTCGCCAATCGCAAGGAGCTTGAAGAGCCCTTCGAGAAAGATCAGATCGGCTCGTCCGCCATGGCGTACAAGCGCAATCCGATGCGCTGCGAGCGCATCTGCGGGCTGTCGCGTTTTGTGATGGGCATGACGCAGACGCCCTTCGTCACTGCCGCCGAGCAGTGGATGGAGCGGACGCTCGATGACTCCTCGTGCCGTCGCCTCACACTGCCCGAGCCGTTCCTTGCGCTCGACGGCGTGCTGGACCTCGTCAACAACGTCGCCGGCGGCATCGTCGTGTATGAGCAGACCGTCACGGCGAATCTAGCGAGGGAACTGCCGTTCATGGCGACGGAAAACCTGCTCATGGCCGCCGTGCGCCGCGGCGCGGATCGGCAACACGTGCATGAAGTGATACGAGTACACAGCCAGGCCGCCGCCGAACGCGTCAAGAGCGAAGGCGCTGATAATGATCTGCTCACCCGCCTCGCCGCCGAGCCGGACTTCGCAGGTATCGACCTCGCCGCCGAACTCGACGGCTCGCGCTTCATCGGCCGCGCTCCCCAACAGGTCGACGCCTTCCTCGCCGAAGTCGTCGCCCCCATTCGCGCCCGCTACGCCCCCGCCCTCAACCAGCGCGTCGAACTCAAAGTCTGA
- a CDS encoding calcium/sodium antiporter, whose product MPLQIILLIAGLALLIAGGDILVRGAIGAARLLGVSTLLIGLTVVAFGTSAPELAVNLFAALQGNSDVSFGNIVGSNIANIGLILGAAALITPLTIKHTIAIREIPMMLLATVALFIMGLDTYLRSAAAVNEIDRAEGLLLLMLFGVFLYYTISEALRQRSDKYLAQMSSEIEQTEKPASMGLSLLLLVGGLVAVSAGGKLTVDAAVYIAEAVGISQTLIGLTIVALGTSLPELATSIMAARRGHADIAIGNVVGSNIFNILFVLSITATAHPVAIPVGGFTDLIALALLSFALLPIAFIGKNIVSRFEGLLLLVAYIGYILYRTFGMPAPIA is encoded by the coding sequence ATGCCCCTCCAAATCATCCTCCTTATCGCCGGTCTTGCACTCCTCATCGCCGGCGGCGACATCCTCGTCCGTGGCGCGATCGGGGCCGCGCGACTCCTCGGTGTCTCAACGCTCCTGATCGGCCTGACCGTCGTCGCATTCGGTACCAGCGCCCCCGAACTCGCCGTCAACCTCTTCGCCGCGCTTCAGGGCAACAGCGATGTCAGCTTCGGCAACATCGTCGGGTCCAACATCGCCAACATCGGCCTCATCCTCGGCGCCGCCGCACTCATCACCCCGCTGACGATCAAACACACCATCGCCATCCGCGAAATCCCCATGATGCTCCTGGCCACTGTCGCCCTCTTCATCATGGGCCTCGACACATACCTCCGCTCCGCTGCCGCCGTCAACGAAATCGACCGCGCCGAGGGACTCCTCCTTCTGATGCTATTCGGCGTCTTCCTCTACTACACCATCAGCGAAGCCCTCCGCCAGCGTTCCGACAAATATCTCGCTCAAATGTCCAGCGAGATAGAACAGACCGAAAAGCCCGCCTCGATGGGGCTCTCGCTCCTGCTCCTGGTCGGCGGACTCGTCGCCGTCAGCGCCGGCGGCAAACTCACCGTCGACGCCGCCGTCTACATCGCCGAGGCCGTCGGCATCTCGCAGACCCTCATCGGACTCACCATCGTCGCCCTCGGCACCAGTCTCCCCGAACTGGCCACGAGCATCATGGCCGCCCGCCGCGGCCACGCAGACATCGCCATCGGCAACGTCGTCGGATCCAACATCTTCAATATCCTCTTCGTCCTTTCCATCACCGCCACCGCGCACCCCGTCGCCATCCCCGTCGGCGGCTTCACCGACCTCATCGCCCTGGCCCTCCTGAGTTTCGCCCTGCTACCTATCGCCTTCATCGGCAAAAACATCGTCAGCCGCTTCGAAGGCCTTCTGCTCCTCGTCGCCTACATCGGCTACATCCTCTACCGCACCTTCGGCATGCCCGCCCCCATCGCCTGA